A genomic stretch from Rhodobacterales bacterium HKCCA1288 includes:
- a CDS encoding histidine phosphatase family protein yields MRRAFWLRHGPTHAKVITGWRDVPADLSDHAQIARLDAYLPAQAVMISSDLIRAKATADALSPRLRLPHEPHLREFHFGEWEGQGFDAVSQSAPELSRAFWEGGEDICPPNGESWAMVMARVSRASDRVLAQHPDQDVIFTCHFGAILTQIARHSGLSAYQAYAHTIPPLSVTEFHQREGRWFVVRIGYCP; encoded by the coding sequence ATGCGCCGTGCCTTTTGGCTGCGTCATGGGCCGACCCATGCCAAGGTGATCACGGGGTGGCGTGACGTTCCTGCTGATCTCAGCGATCACGCGCAAATCGCGCGGCTTGATGCCTATCTTCCCGCACAGGCCGTGATGATTTCCTCTGACCTCATCCGTGCTAAGGCCACTGCAGATGCGCTATCGCCGCGCCTGCGCCTGCCTCATGAGCCTCATTTGCGCGAATTTCATTTTGGCGAATGGGAGGGGCAGGGGTTTGATGCGGTTAGCCAATCTGCCCCTGAACTTTCGCGCGCCTTTTGGGAGGGGGGGGAAGACATCTGCCCGCCCAACGGGGAAAGTTGGGCGATGGTCATGGCACGGGTGAGCCGCGCGTCTGATCGCGTTCTGGCGCAGCACCCCGATCAAGATGTGATCTTTACATGCCATTTCGGCGCAATCCTAACGCAAATCGCGCGTCATTCAGGGCTAAGCGCATATCAGGCTTATGCCCATACCATCCCCCCTCTCTCGGTCACAGAATTTCACCAGAGAGAAGGCAGATGGTTTGTTGTGAGAATCGGGTATTGCCCCTAG
- a CDS encoding glutathione S-transferase — protein sequence MTYRLLIGQRSYSSWSLRGYLCFALFDIPVTLEEAVIYSPDFAAQVRAFGGGSSVPAVATENGTILRDSLSIAWHLSEAFPRHGLLPRDDAARAEAQNLIAEMHAGFGALRNACPMNLRTAWADFVPSDAVMADLACLEARLGAALEKSGGPFLFGAPTVADAFYAPVAIRIAGYGLPVSARLRAYVNVILALPAIQEWREAGLAQDEEVSVYDMAPLERRRFPQQI from the coding sequence ATGACATACAGGCTTTTGATCGGGCAACGATCCTATTCCAGTTGGTCACTTCGGGGTTATCTGTGCTTTGCGCTTTTCGATATTCCCGTGACCCTCGAAGAGGCCGTGATCTACAGCCCTGACTTTGCTGCACAGGTTCGTGCCTTTGGCGGTGGGTCAAGCGTGCCTGCCGTGGCCACGGAAAACGGCACTATCTTACGCGATAGCCTGTCCATTGCGTGGCATTTGAGCGAGGCTTTCCCGCGACATGGTCTGTTGCCCCGAGATGATGCTGCGCGGGCTGAGGCGCAAAATCTTATCGCTGAAATGCATGCGGGCTTTGGTGCCTTACGCAATGCGTGCCCGATGAATCTACGCACGGCTTGGGCCGATTTCGTTCCCAGTGACGCGGTGATGGCCGATCTTGCGTGCCTTGAGGCCCGCTTGGGCGCCGCGCTTGAAAAATCGGGCGGGCCTTTCCTATTTGGCGCGCCTACAGTGGCGGATGCATTTTATGCACCTGTCGCCATTCGCATTGCAGGCTATGGTCTGCCCGTCAGCGCGCGCCTGCGGGCCTATGTCAACGTCATCCTTGCTCTGCCTGCGATCCAAGAGTGGCGCGAGGCGGGTCTTGCACAGGATGAAGAGGTGTCTGTTTATGACATGGCCCCGCTTGAGCGGCGGCGGTTTCCACAGCAAATTTGA
- a CDS encoding YifB family Mg chelatase-like AAA ATPase → MFDAPNPSSLATIHTVSFEGLEARRVEVQCAVTAGTPQFNIVGLPDKAVTEAKERVRTALTHMAIALPARRITINLCPADHPKEGAHYDLPIALALLAALGVIPKDRSEEALALGELSLDGRLLPVLDSLPAALAAGEDGRVLLCPAACGAEAAWVGATAVFAARDLAQMIAHLNDKRPLLPAEPGEVRGGDHTTCFSEVRGQERAKRALEIAAAGRHHVLMIGPPGSGKSMLASRMSTILPQLSASEALETSMIHSIAGLLDEGGISRDRPFRAPHHTASMAALVGGGRHAKPGEISLAHNGVLFLDEFPEYPRPVLETLRQPIETGDVHVARANAHVSYPCRFLLVAAANPCRCGQLYDANAACSRAPICGSDYLGRISGPLMDRFDIRLEVPAVAFSDLDLPPAGETSAIIAARVAAARMRQTARFERLGVEARVNADATGKLLEEIAQITPAARAVMTRAAERFGLSARGYHRVLRLGRTIADLAASDKTEEAHILEAVSYRISTGRED, encoded by the coding sequence ATGTTTGACGCGCCCAACCCATCTTCGCTTGCCACGATCCACACCGTCAGCTTTGAGGGGTTGGAGGCGCGGCGCGTTGAGGTGCAATGCGCGGTCACGGCGGGCACGCCGCAATTCAACATCGTGGGCTTGCCCGACAAGGCCGTGACTGAAGCAAAGGAGCGTGTCCGCACCGCTCTGACGCATATGGCGATTGCCCTTCCTGCCCGCCGGATCACGATAAATCTGTGCCCCGCAGACCACCCCAAGGAAGGGGCGCATTATGATTTGCCGATTGCCTTGGCGCTGTTGGCCGCACTTGGCGTGATCCCAAAAGATCGCAGTGAGGAAGCGTTGGCTTTGGGCGAGTTGTCGCTCGATGGCAGGCTTCTGCCTGTGTTGGACAGCTTACCCGCTGCCTTGGCCGCAGGCGAGGATGGGCGGGTTTTACTCTGCCCTGCCGCATGTGGCGCAGAGGCGGCATGGGTCGGGGCAACGGCCGTATTCGCCGCGCGCGATTTGGCGCAAATGATTGCGCACCTCAACGACAAGCGCCCTCTTTTGCCCGCAGAACCGGGTGAGGTGCGGGGTGGGGATCACACCACCTGTTTCTCCGAGGTGCGTGGACAAGAGCGCGCCAAGCGTGCGCTGGAGATTGCAGCCGCAGGGCGCCATCATGTTTTGATGATTGGCCCGCCCGGATCGGGAAAGTCGATGTTGGCCAGTCGAATGTCCACCATCTTGCCACAACTCAGCGCGTCCGAAGCCTTGGAAACCTCGATGATCCATTCCATCGCAGGGCTTTTGGATGAGGGTGGCATTTCGCGGGATCGGCCCTTTCGCGCGCCCCATCATACGGCCTCAATGGCGGCACTTGTCGGGGGTGGACGGCATGCGAAACCGGGCGAGATCAGCTTGGCTCATAACGGGGTTCTGTTTTTAGATGAGTTCCCTGAATATCCGCGCCCCGTTTTAGAAACTTTGCGCCAACCCATTGAGACGGGTGATGTTCATGTGGCGCGCGCCAATGCGCATGTCAGCTACCCGTGCAGGTTTTTACTTGTGGCGGCGGCAAACCCCTGCCGCTGTGGTCAGCTTTATGACGCAAACGCCGCCTGTTCGCGCGCGCCGATCTGTGGATCTGATTATCTCGGTCGGATCTCTGGCCCGCTGATGGATCGGTTTGACATCAGGCTTGAGGTGCCCGCCGTAGCCTTTAGTGATCTTGATCTCCCGCCTGCGGGGGAGACATCCGCCATTATCGCGGCGCGTGTGGCTGCCGCCCGCATGCGTCAAACTGCGCGGTTTGAGCGATTGGGGGTGGAGGCGCGGGTGAATGCCGATGCCACAGGAAAATTGCTAGAGGAGATCGCGCAGATCACCCCTGCCGCACGCGCCGTGATGACACGGGCGGCAGAGCGGTTTGGACTATCGGCGCGTGGCTATCACCGCGTATTGCGTCTGGGGCGCACCATTGCGGATTTGGCAGCATCCGACAAAACCGAAGAGGCGCATATCCTCGAAGCGGTCAGTTATCGCATCAGCACAGGGCGTGAAGATTAG
- the gshB gene encoding glutathione synthase translates to MALKVAIQMDPIAPINIDADSTFRVGLEAQARGHELFYYTPDRLFFDEGRVCARGWPITLRREKGNHFTLGAEQTIDLGDWDVVLLRQDPPFDMGYITTTHLLERIHPKTLIVNDPFWVRNYPEKLLVLEFPDLTPPTMIARDIGALREFRARHGDIIIKPLYGNGGAGVFRLEPTDRNLNSLHEMFTSISREPLIAQKFLPDVTAGDKRIILIDGEPVGAINRVPAEGETRSNMHVGGRAEKIGLTAREHEICAKIGPLLREKGQIFVGIDVIGDYLTEINVTSPTGIQELERFDGINVAEIIWQAIEARRAG, encoded by the coding sequence ATGGCACTCAAAGTCGCAATTCAGATGGATCCAATCGCGCCTATTAACATTGACGCGGATAGCACGTTTCGCGTGGGGCTGGAGGCACAGGCGCGGGGGCATGAGCTGTTTTATTACACTCCAGACCGTTTGTTTTTTGACGAGGGTCGTGTCTGCGCGCGCGGGTGGCCGATCACCTTGCGCCGCGAAAAAGGGAACCACTTCACCCTTGGGGCAGAACAGACCATCGACCTAGGCGATTGGGATGTGGTGCTTTTGCGCCAAGACCCGCCTTTTGACATGGGTTACATCACCACCACCCATCTTTTGGAACGGATTCATCCCAAAACCTTGATCGTGAATGACCCGTTTTGGGTGCGCAATTATCCTGAAAAATTGTTGGTTCTGGAATTCCCCGATTTAACCCCGCCCACTATGATCGCCCGCGATATTGGTGCTTTGCGTGAGTTCCGCGCGCGCCATGGGGATATCATCATCAAACCGCTCTACGGCAATGGTGGCGCGGGCGTGTTTCGTCTTGAACCTACGGATCGCAACCTCAATTCCTTGCATGAGATGTTCACCTCTATCAGCCGCGAACCCCTGATTGCGCAAAAATTCTTGCCTGATGTGACGGCGGGGGACAAGCGGATCATCTTGATTGACGGCGAGCCCGTTGGGGCGATCAACCGCGTGCCTGCCGAAGGCGAAACCCGATCAAATATGCATGTTGGCGGACGGGCTGAAAAAATCGGGCTGACCGCGCGTGAACATGAGATCTGCGCCAAAATTGGCCCGCTGCTGCGCGAAAAAGGCCAGATTTTTGTGGGGATTGATGTGATCGGCGATTACCTAACCGAGATTAACGTGACCTCACCTACGGGCATTCAAGAGTTAGAACGCTTTGACGGAATCAATGTCGCCGAAATCATTTGGCAAGCCATCGAGGCACGGCGTGCGGGCTAA
- a CDS encoding YraN family protein: MSGKTAYLAGLSAEYQVARLYETHGYHLRARRWRGRGGEIDLIFEKSGEITFVEVKKSRDFDTAASRVSPAQRARILQTGDEYLGLCPMGLATPCRYDLAALNQIGQVHIIANAFLE, translated from the coding sequence GTGAGCGGGAAAACCGCCTATCTTGCGGGGCTTTCAGCCGAGTATCAGGTGGCGCGGCTCTATGAAACCCATGGCTATCACTTGCGGGCGCGGCGATGGCGCGGGCGGGGCGGCGAGATAGATCTGATCTTCGAAAAATCAGGCGAAATAACTTTTGTGGAAGTTAAAAAATCGCGGGATTTTGACACCGCTGCATCACGGGTTAGCCCCGCACAAAGGGCGCGCATCCTACAGACAGGTGATGAGTATTTAGGTCTTTGTCCCATGGGCCTTGCGACCCCTTGCCGTTATGATCTCGCAGCCCTCAACCAGATCGGACAGGTTCACATCATCGCGAATGCGTTTCTCGAATAG
- the rsmI gene encoding 16S rRNA (cytidine(1402)-2'-O)-methyltransferase, protein MRNDTENGREFAYTPRDSKLAAGLYFVATPIGSARDITLRGLDILATCDVIAAEDTRTLRHLMEIHGVALNGRAVLPYHDHNGAEMRPKIMSLLGEGKSVAYASEAGTPLVADPGFALGRAAIADGHMVTTAPGASASLAALTVSGLPSDRFLFAGFPPPKSGERRKFLQDLDQTQTTLILYESPKRIHKLLNEMAEIWSQDRQIALCRELTKKFEEVIRGSLADVIAAIEDRALKGEIVLVIDRAEKQAADEATVITALRARLKTARLKEAAAQVATELGLPKRDVYQLGLSLDADP, encoded by the coding sequence ATGCGAAACGACACAGAAAACGGGCGCGAATTTGCCTACACCCCCCGCGACAGCAAACTGGCCGCAGGTTTGTATTTTGTCGCAACCCCGATTGGCAGCGCGCGCGACATCACCTTGCGCGGGTTAGACATCCTTGCCACCTGCGATGTCATCGCCGCAGAAGACACGCGCACCTTGCGCCATTTGATGGAAATCCATGGGGTGGCGCTGAATGGCCGCGCAGTCTTGCCCTATCACGATCATAACGGCGCAGAGATGCGGCCAAAGATCATGTCCCTTTTGGGCGAAGGAAAATCCGTGGCCTATGCATCAGAGGCAGGGACGCCGTTGGTGGCCGACCCTGGTTTTGCCTTGGGGCGTGCTGCCATTGCGGATGGGCATATGGTCACCACCGCACCGGGGGCATCCGCCTCATTGGCCGCACTGACCGTGTCGGGCTTGCCCAGTGACCGCTTTCTTTTTGCGGGCTTCCCACCCCCAAAATCAGGGGAACGGCGCAAATTTCTGCAAGATTTGGATCAGACCCAAACAACGCTGATCTTATATGAAAGCCCGAAGCGCATTCATAAATTGTTAAACGAGATGGCCGAGATTTGGAGCCAAGATCGCCAGATCGCTCTGTGCCGCGAATTGACCAAGAAATTTGAGGAGGTCATTCGCGGATCGCTTGCAGATGTGATTGCGGCGATCGAAGATCGAGCATTGAAAGGTGAGATCGTGCTTGTCATTGACCGCGCGGAAAAGCAGGCCGCTGATGAGGCCACCGTGATTACGGCGCTTCGGGCGCGACTTAAGACTGCACGGCTGAAAGAGGCTGCGGCACAGGTGGCAACCGAACTGGGCCTGCCGAAACGCGATGTTTATCAATTGGGTCTGTCCTTGGACGCGGATCCGTGA
- a CDS encoding ABC transporter substrate-binding protein, translating into MIPALTRFRKFLRLSLLLLFGVVLSACQATMGTGPQVGQSVRVAMLLPYGSPNAGDDLLASSLENAARLAAAEAVSTQIELVVYPTQADAGTAAAVAQQAVAERADVILGPLRSDAAAAVGVAVANTNVSVLSFSNNASIAGRNLFVLGLTYDNAAARMVSYAAANGRDRIMVVHARNLAGEVARDAVRRAAAASGATVVGEIAYEFSQTGVVAALPEVEAMVAQTGANAMILTADASGALPLFGQLLPDNGFDTEATKIIGLTRWDIPAQTLEIRGLQGGWFVLPDPNAESAFRTRYQLAYQQAPHNLAPLAYDGMRAVIDTVGRTGRLGGVDFASGSGFAGANGVFRLLPDGSIERGLAVVTLQDRQIILVDPAPRTLGAGF; encoded by the coding sequence ATGATCCCTGCTTTGACAAGATTTCGCAAGTTCTTGCGGTTGAGTTTGCTTTTGCTCTTTGGCGTGGTTCTGTCGGCCTGTCAGGCCACAATGGGAACAGGGCCACAGGTCGGGCAATCTGTGCGCGTTGCGATGCTGCTGCCCTATGGTTCGCCCAATGCAGGGGACGACCTTCTGGCCAGTAGCCTTGAGAACGCCGCGCGCCTCGCCGCCGCCGAGGCCGTTAGCACGCAAATCGAATTGGTGGTTTATCCAACGCAAGCCGATGCAGGCACGGCCGCAGCTGTGGCACAGCAGGCGGTTGCGGAAAGGGCGGATGTGATCCTTGGGCCATTGCGCTCGGACGCGGCGGCGGCGGTTGGTGTGGCCGTGGCGAATACCAATGTCTCGGTTCTTAGTTTCTCGAATAATGCCAGCATTGCAGGGCGCAATCTGTTTGTGCTTGGCCTGACTTACGACAATGCCGCCGCGCGGATGGTGTCCTATGCGGCGGCGAATGGCCGTGATCGCATCATGGTGGTGCATGCGCGCAATTTGGCGGGTGAAGTGGCGCGTGATGCAGTGCGCCGTGCGGCGGCGGCCTCAGGTGCCACTGTTGTGGGTGAAATCGCCTATGAGTTCAGTCAGACTGGCGTTGTTGCTGCCTTACCTGAGGTTGAGGCGATGGTCGCACAAACTGGCGCAAATGCGATGATTTTGACTGCGGACGCCTCAGGGGCTTTGCCGCTTTTCGGTCAACTCTTGCCAGATAATGGCTTTGACACTGAGGCCACCAAAATCATTGGTCTGACCCGTTGGGATATCCCTGCGCAGACCTTGGAAATTCGTGGCTTGCAGGGCGGGTGGTTTGTCCTGCCCGATCCCAATGCCGAAAGTGCGTTCCGCACCCGCTATCAATTGGCCTATCAGCAAGCCCCCCATAACCTTGCACCCTTGGCCTATGACGGGATGCGCGCTGTGATTGACACCGTGGGTCGCACGGGCCGTTTGGGCGGTGTGGATTTTGCATCAGGCTCTGGCTTTGCGGGCGCGAACGGCGTATTCCGATTGCTACCCGATGGCTCTATTGAACGCGGCCTTGCCGTAGTGACTTTGCAAGACAGGCAGATCATCCTTGTTGACCCCGCCCCAAGAACCCTCGGCGCTGGATTCTGA
- a CDS encoding [protein-PII] uridylyltransferase produces MTPPQEPSALDSEQNPRLSVIPSAAGQLICPAEDIFDAEAVTAAIDGAISDLSDPAKIRAAVVAILQDAQAKGRSAIDAAFAENPLTARRVTRAYVHLTDGLVQQVLRVSSTRLHPNPTPTEGERMAILAVGGYGRGEMAPFSDVDLLFLTPWKSTGWVESVIESSLYMLWDLKLKVGHATRNIKDCLRLGREDFTIRTALLEMRHLTGNAELSANLKTALRKDLFEGSLSEFIEAKLEERVSRHKKQGGQRYMLEPNVKEGKGGLRDLQTLYWIAKYQHGVARAEDLVALKVFSREEFDAFDAAERFLWSVRCHLHAIAGRAQDGLSFDLQVQVAERMQYADHSGRRAVEHFMQDYFRHATRVGELTRIFLTALEASHAKSEPMILGFLRGRSRKKKLKDGYALKQNRLTVENEKAFLADKINLLRIFEEALRTGYLLHPDAMRMISANLHLIDTAMRRDKEANRIFLDLLLKQGNPERALRRMNELGFLGAFIPDFAAIVAMMQFNMYHSYTVDEHTIQVVSTLAQIERGELVEELPIASGILKRGVNRKVLYVACLLHDIGKGRKEDHSILGARIARALCPRLGLKPDETETVEWLVRYHLLMSDMAQKRDIADPRTVRDFAKLVKTRQRLDLLTVLTVCDIRGVGPDTWNNWKATLLRGLYRATAEALETGLEDLNRDKLESEGKKALRDALATWPKADLKTEIDRHYGPYWQGLDLASQIIFANMLLGLRDDEIRIDTQRDTDRDATRVCFALVDHPGIFSRLSGALSLVGANVVDARTYTSKDGYATAVFWVQDADGNPYEDARLPRLTSMIDKTLKGEVVASKAFEGRDKIKKRERTFNVATNITFDNDGSEIYTIIEVDTRDRPGLLYDLTKTLAANNIYIASAMIATFGVQVVDVFYVKDMFGLKLHSKSRQDVLERKLRDAIARVAERAGV; encoded by the coding sequence TTGACCCCGCCCCAAGAACCCTCGGCGCTGGATTCTGAGCAGAACCCACGCCTTTCGGTCATCCCATCTGCTGCGGGGCAATTGATTTGTCCCGCTGAAGATATTTTTGATGCAGAGGCCGTGACGGCGGCGATTGATGGCGCGATATCTGATCTCAGCGATCCTGCCAAAATCCGCGCGGCGGTCGTGGCGATCTTGCAAGATGCCCAAGCAAAGGGTCGATCTGCCATTGATGCGGCCTTTGCGGAAAATCCCCTGACCGCACGCCGTGTGACCCGCGCCTATGTCCATCTGACCGATGGGTTGGTGCAGCAGGTGCTGCGTGTTTCATCTACGCGCTTACACCCCAATCCCACCCCGACTGAGGGGGAGAGGATGGCGATCTTGGCGGTTGGCGGCTATGGGCGTGGCGAGATGGCCCCGTTCTCGGATGTTGATCTTCTGTTTTTGACCCCATGGAAAAGCACAGGTTGGGTCGAAAGCGTGATTGAATCTAGTCTCTACATGCTTTGGGATCTTAAGCTGAAAGTGGGCCACGCCACCCGCAACATCAAAGATTGTCTGCGTCTGGGGCGCGAGGATTTTACAATCCGCACGGCCTTGTTGGAGATGCGCCACTTGACGGGCAATGCCGAATTATCGGCCAATCTCAAGACGGCACTGCGCAAAGATTTGTTTGAGGGCAGCCTTTCCGAATTCATCGAAGCCAAGCTGGAGGAACGGGTCAGCCGCCACAAAAAGCAAGGTGGCCAACGCTATATGTTGGAGCCGAATGTAAAAGAGGGGAAGGGCGGTCTGCGCGATTTGCAGACGCTCTATTGGATTGCGAAATATCAGCATGGCGTGGCGCGGGCTGAAGATCTGGTTGCCCTCAAGGTGTTCAGCCGCGAAGAATTTGACGCGTTTGATGCGGCCGAACGGTTCTTGTGGTCGGTGCGCTGTCATTTGCACGCAATTGCAGGCCGCGCGCAGGACGGTTTGAGTTTCGATTTGCAAGTGCAGGTCGCGGAACGCATGCAATATGCCGATCACTCAGGCCGCCGTGCGGTTGAGCATTTCATGCAGGATTATTTCCGCCATGCCACCCGCGTGGGCGAATTGACCCGCATCTTTTTGACCGCGCTTGAGGCCAGTCACGCCAAAAGCGAACCGATGATCTTAGGCTTTTTGCGCGGGCGCAGCCGCAAAAAGAAACTCAAAGACGGCTATGCGCTGAAACAAAATCGTCTGACTGTCGAAAATGAAAAGGCGTTTTTGGCCGATAAGATCAATCTATTACGCATTTTTGAGGAGGCGTTGCGCACAGGCTATCTTCTGCACCCCGATGCAATGCGGATGATCTCGGCCAATTTGCACCTCATTGACACAGCAATGCGCCGCGACAAAGAGGCGAACCGCATTTTCCTTGATTTGCTTTTGAAACAAGGCAACCCCGAACGTGCCTTGCGGCGGATGAATGAATTGGGGTTCTTGGGCGCATTCATCCCTGATTTCGCGGCTATCGTGGCGATGATGCAATTCAATATGTATCACAGCTACACAGTGGACGAGCATACGATCCAAGTTGTCTCTACCCTTGCGCAGATCGAACGGGGCGAATTGGTCGAGGAATTGCCGATTGCATCTGGTATTTTGAAGCGTGGGGTAAACCGCAAAGTGCTTTATGTGGCCTGCTTGCTGCATGACATTGGCAAAGGTCGGAAAGAAGATCATTCGATTTTGGGCGCGCGGATTGCGCGTGCACTCTGCCCTCGCTTGGGCCTCAAACCCGATGAGACTGAAACAGTCGAATGGCTTGTGCGCTACCACCTGTTGATGTCCGACATGGCCCAAAAACGCGACATTGCGGATCCGCGCACAGTGCGTGATTTTGCCAAACTGGTAAAAACGCGGCAGCGTCTGGATTTGCTGACTGTTTTGACAGTTTGCGATATTCGCGGGGTTGGGCCTGACACATGGAACAACTGGAAAGCCACGCTGTTGCGCGGCCTCTATCGCGCCACGGCTGAAGCCTTGGAAACGGGTCTTGAGGATCTTAACCGCGACAAATTGGAAAGTGAGGGCAAAAAGGCCCTGCGCGATGCCTTGGCAACTTGGCCTAAGGCGGATCTTAAAACTGAAATAGACCGCCATTATGGCCCCTATTGGCAAGGGCTTGATCTGGCCAGCCAGATTATCTTTGCCAATATGCTGCTTGGCCTTCGGGATGATGAAATCCGGATTGACACACAGCGTGATACTGACCGCGATGCGACCCGCGTCTGCTTTGCGCTTGTGGATCACCCAGGCATCTTTAGCCGCCTTTCTGGCGCCCTGTCACTGGTGGGCGCGAATGTGGTCGATGCCCGCACCTATACCTCGAAAGATGGCTATGCGACTGCCGTGTTCTGGGTTCAAGATGCTGATGGCAACCCCTATGAGGATGCTCGCCTGCCGCGTCTGACCTCGATGATCGACAAAACCCTAAAGGGCGAGGTAGTAGCCTCAAAAGCGTTTGAGGGGCGCGACAAGATCAAAAAGCGCGAGCGCACGTTTAACGTGGCGACCAATATCACATTCGATAATGACGGGTCGGAAATCTACACCATCATCGAAGTGGATACACGCGACCGCCCTGGTCTGCTATATGATCTGACCA